From Macrobrachium rosenbergii isolate ZJJX-2024 chromosome 55, ASM4041242v1, whole genome shotgun sequence, a single genomic window includes:
- the LOC136835136 gene encoding uncharacterized protein, with product MATEKQFLDDVGELPDSSSCMKPGRYKIAIVGDGGTGKSSYVSRLQCEGFRHEYIATMGVEKTEIIVNTSHGESIISLWDTAGQEKLGPLRDAYYESADAAIIFCDVTSRVTYKNVPLWHKDIMRVCEGIPVVLCANKIDVKERKVKSKSITYPMKFNIGFFEISVKSRICLKEPLEYLLQHLTKELDLKIGASLDAAVFGKVDNITI from the coding sequence ATGGCAACAGAGAAACAGTTTTTAGATGATGTGGGTGAATTGCCAGATTCCAGCAGCTGTATGAAGCCAGGAAGATATAAAATTGCTATTGTAGGTGATGGAGGGACAGGAAAATCCAGCTATGTCTCACGATTGCAGTGTGAAGGTTTCAGGCATGAATACATAGCCACCATGGGTGTCGAAAAGACAGAAATTATTGTGAATACATCTCATGGAGAAAGCATTATTAGTCTGTGGGATACAGCAGGGCAAGAAAAACTGGGACCTTTACGAGATGCATACTATGAGAGTGCAGATGCTGCCATCATATTTTGTGATGTGACTTCTCGTGTGACCTATAAGAATGTCCCACTTTGGCACAAAGATATTATGAGAGTTTGTGAAGGCATTCCGGTTGTGCTCTGTGCTAATAAAATTGATgtcaaggaaagaaaagtaaaaagcaaaagtATTACTTATCCAATGAAGTTCAACATAGGCTTTTTTGAAATTAGTGTTAAGAGCAGGATATGTTTAAAGGAGCCATTAGAGTATTTACTTCAGCATTTAACCAAAGAGTTAGACCTTAAAATTGGTGCTTCTCTTGATGCTGCAGTGTTTGGCAAGGTTGATAATATAACCATCTAA